CTACGATCATCAGACGGCCGATCCGTTCAAAATAGCAATCTGCGATAGAACGAACACACTGACAGCAACGGAACTCAAGGATAAAATGGAAGCTGACGGTATTTATGTTGAAATGACCGACGGGCGACAGGTTCTTCTGGTTTTCTCTCCTGCATCGGGCAGAGCCGATATGCTTAGGGTAATTGAGACTTTGCATAACATTTGTTTGGACGGGACCTTACAAAAGAAGGAACTTCAGGAGCCTATCTCGAATATACTTAAATTACCCTACTATCCGCAAATCTCATCCCCTGTTGTTTTCGATCTGAAAGAGAGCTCAAGAACATCACGTGAGAAAGAAACGGTTAGTCAGGTGAACCTGGAAGATGCGGTTGGACATCGCTCAGCCGATATGGTCATTCCCTATCCACCAGGAATCCCCTACCTTTATACGGGAGAAGTGATCTCGGCTTCTGTTGTCGAAGCATTAGTGCAGTTAGCAGCAAGGGGTATCAAGTTTCAAGGGACAGAATTTGGTCAGACACACAAGCTAAAGATTTACACATAAACTATTTCAAAAGTTGTGAAGCAGCAAGTAGGAGGAAAGCGTGAACGGAATATTTATTACTTTTGAAGGGCCGGATGGCGCCGGGAAAACAACGCAGTTGAAGCAATTGGCTGAGGGGCTCAAGAAACTGGGACATGATGTCCTTGTGACCAGAGAACCGGGCGGTACGGCAATCAGTGATCAGATTCGAAGCATTATACTTGACCCTGCGCATAAGGAGATGGTGGATCAAGCAGAAGTATTGCTATATGCGGCATCCAGAGCACAGCATGTGCATCAATTGATTCTTCCGGCGCTTCAAGCTGGACGTATAGTCCTATGCGATCGATTCATTGATGCGAGTGTAGCTTATCAAGCATATGGGCTAGGCATAGACGTAGATCAGGTCAAAGAGATTTCGCGATATGCCAGTTCAGGGTTGCAAGCGACGCGCACTTACATTCTTGATGTTCCTGTGGAAGTAAGTTTAGCCAGATTGCATCATCGTGCTGGTTCGGGTTCAGATGCCCAGCAGCTGGATCGGATTGAACAGAAGCATGTTGATTACCACAGCCGGGTAAGGGCAGGCTTTCACCAGATCGCGGCCGATCATCCTGAACGGGTTCAAGTCGTGGATGCCAATCGGAGTGAAGAAGAGATAGCTGCAGACATTTGGACTGATTGTAACCAATTGCTGGAGGAACATATTTCCGTGTAAAGCAGAAAATCCATTCTTCGTTTATAATAAAAGGGAGGCAACACTTATGAAACTAGTCGTAGCCATTGTACAGGATAAAGATAGCAATCGTCTTTCCAATGCTTTAATCAAAGAAGGGTTTCGCGCTACGAAGCTGGCGAGTACTGGCGGGTTTTTACGTGCTGGGAATACGACTTTTATGATTGGTACGGAAGACGAGAGAGTGCAAGAGGTCATGCAGGTGATTCGCGCTAATTGCAAAATTCGTGAACAACTGGTTACACCGGTTTCACCAATGGGAGGAACGACGGATTCATATATTCCGTTTCCCGTGGAAGTGCAAGTGGGTGGAGCTGCGGTTTTCGTATTGCCAGTTGATCGGTTCGAGCATTACTAATCTCAATTAGACATACACAAGGATGGATGCGTCTTGAAAATTAATCCGGGGTGGCAGCCCATCGGTAAAAACGTCAAAGTCAATGAGAACGTCCCGCCGGCACAAATGGCCCCCCGGAATTTCTCGGAAATCATGCAGCAGCAGGATGAGAAATTTACTCAGGAGCAGTTGTCCAAAATGGTGCAGCAAATTACGCTGCAAGGCGACCGTCTATCACGGGGGATGACCGTGAGGGATCTTCTTCAATATAAATTGTTGATCAAACAGTTTCTGGAGGAAACGGCACGTCGTGGCGTCAACTTACGAGATACGAAGGGCTGGGATCGTCGCGGCCGTTCGAAGCGATATAAGCTTTTGGAAGAAATCGATCAGGAACTGCTTGCTTTGGCTGATGAGTTGTTGGAAAGCGAGCAGGGTCGAATTGAAATTTTGCACAGAATCGGAGAGATCCGAGGCATGCTGATTAACTTGTTATTTTAGGAGGGTGTTAACCTCATGTCCTTCCAAGCGATACCGGGACAAGCAGCCGCCAAGCAGCTTTTACAGAATGGGCTTAGGCAAGACAAGCTGTCTCATGCTTATATTTTTAGCGGGCCTGTTGGGACAGGACGGTCAGAGATG
Above is a genomic segment from Paenibacillus sp. HWE-109 containing:
- a CDS encoding YaaR family protein is translated as MKINPGWQPIGKNVKVNENVPPAQMAPRNFSEIMQQQDEKFTQEQLSKMVQQITLQGDRLSRGMTVRDLLQYKLLIKQFLEETARRGVNLRDTKGWDRRGRSKRYKLLEEIDQELLALADELLESEQGRIEILHRIGEIRGMLINLLF
- the tmk gene encoding dTMP kinase, translating into MNGIFITFEGPDGAGKTTQLKQLAEGLKKLGHDVLVTREPGGTAISDQIRSIILDPAHKEMVDQAEVLLYAASRAQHVHQLILPALQAGRIVLCDRFIDASVAYQAYGLGIDVDQVKEISRYASSGLQATRTYILDVPVEVSLARLHHRAGSGSDAQQLDRIEQKHVDYHSRVRAGFHQIAADHPERVQVVDANRSEEEIAADIWTDCNQLLEEHISV
- a CDS encoding cyclic-di-AMP receptor, with the translated sequence MKLVVAIVQDKDSNRLSNALIKEGFRATKLASTGGFLRAGNTTFMIGTEDERVQEVMQVIRANCKIREQLVTPVSPMGGTTDSYIPFPVEVQVGGAAVFVLPVDRFEHY